A segment of the Pseudoalteromonas sp. DL-6 genome:
AAAAAAGCCCGACATTAGCACTGTAAAACCAATAATTGCCGGTATAGCCGCTTCTTTAATTGCTAACCACTCAACGTTAAGCTCAAACAGCGCTATACCACCGGTAAGTAAAGTACTTAAAAAGCCCAAAAGTGAAATAAAGTTTAATGAGCCCGCTTTTATAAAATCATAAATACCATAACTAATAGGAAATATGAGCGCCACAATTAAGCCAACCACACTACCTAAATATTCAGGGCCAGAGAACTTCATTAAAATGACTGAAGGAATGATGATATTAAATACTATTTCGATAAGCGGATTATTTTTTTTACGCTGCTTTGTGGCTTGATTATGACTGGTCATTGTTAATTCCAAAAAATATTACTGCTGCATCACTTTCCTCCTGTGTGGAGTAAATAATGTTTTAAAGTGCCTTGAAGCATAATACCTGCAATGCAGCCGCTATTCTAGCGCAGCACACAACCACCCGATTTTTTTAGGTCGCTATCTTATCAAATGCTATTTTTATTAATAAATAATTTATCGAACGCTCTATATTCTTACGCTGAGTGTTCATTATTACAGAACACATTTTTTACAGCTTGGAAAACCTTCATGCTTGCTCTAGTATCTAATTGTCTTAGCTCAATAATTTGCATTTTAATGAAATCATTTCCATCACTGTATTTTGCCAATTTATTTTTAATTATTGGTACCGGCTTACTTACAACCTATTTAGCCCTGTATTTAGGTAAGCAAGGCACGTCCACATTTTGGATAGGCTTAATGACCTCGTGTTATTACCTTGGCTTGTTGCTGGGCTCTAAACTTGGTTACCACCTAATAAAATCGGTAGGTCACATTAGAACCTTTGCCGCCAGTACCGCTGCTGTGACAGCCTGCGTGGCCGCCCACGGGGTGAGCGATAACCTATACATATGGCTTGCTTTAAGGCTGTTTGTTGGCTTAGGTATGATGTGTAATTACATGGTGCTAGAAAGCTGGCTAAACGAACAATCAGCGCCTGAATCTCGCGGGCGAGTCTTCTCTTTTTATATGATCACCTCCTACCTAGGCATGATTTTAGGGCAACTAGCGCTCGCACAATTTCCTGAGCTAGGGTATGCGCCGCTATTTTTAGTGTGCATGGCGTTGGCTATCGGCATTATTCCAATTTCTATCACTCGTAGAATTCACCCAAAACCGTTAAAACCGATAAAAATGAGCCTATTTGATTACGCTAAAAAAGTGCCTCAGTCGCTTACTGCGGTGCATTTCGCGGGCATTATTAATGGTAGTTTTTATGGTCTATCGCCTATTTTTGCTAAGCTATCTGGCTTTGGCGCCGCTGAAATTGCTATTTTTATGTCGGTGACTATTTTTGCTGGCTTGTTAGCACAATGGCCTATGGGGATGCTCTCCGACCGTATTCGCCGCAGTGTGTTAATTCGTACTAATGCAGCAGCTATCGGAATTGTAAGTTTGGCATTGTTTTTATTACCTACCTCACAGCCTATTGCCTACATACTCACTTTTATATTTGGTTTGTTTGCCTTTACTTTATATCCGCTTTGTTCGGCACTGGCCAATTCGCGGGTTGAAGACGAAGAACGCGTAGGCGTATCATCTGCATTATTAGTCGCTTTTGGCGCTGGTGCTGCAATAGGCTCAACAGTTAACGCACAGCTTATGAGCTACTTTGGTCACCCAGCATTGTATGCGTCTATTTCACTATTAACCGTGGCCATGTATTTACTGCTGACCTTTATTAACTCAAAACAAAAAGTTGAACAGCCTGAACCCAGTGATTATGTGGTCGGTACATCCGATGTTACAAACTCGCCACTGGCCGCTACGATGGATCCGCGCATTGAAGAAACCACCGCGCAAGATCAAATGTTGGTAGTAAATGAAGATGATGATGAATTTTTTGAGCATCCCCAAGGGGAGCTGTTTAAAGATCTTCACGAAGATGACGTGAAAAATTAAGTTTCTATTCAAAGCATTAGTAATGCATAACAAAAAAGGGGAGCCTCCCCTCTTTTTTGTTATTTTTACTACTTAATACATTACTGGCTTATCTGTGGCTTAATATCGCTTAAATCTAAATGGATAGTCATTTCAAAATTCTCAGGCTGTACAGCAACATCACTCAAACCTGTTCTCGCAAAATAATCTTCAAAGTCTTGCTGATATTTAGCCGAAAACTGCGTATACGCGGTAATAAACAAACTCAACTTTTTAGCTATTATTAGATAGGTAGCGGCAAGTTCCCGCAGTTTTTCAGGTTCAGCAAAGGCAAATTCAGCATAAATATTAAAGTCGTTTCCGACAGAGGTTTTACCATAATCAGACAAAAAGCCTGCGTTATAATCGGGTGCAGATTTATACTTTGTAAGCGCGTCAAAATTAGATGCTGCGGGTTTCCAGTCTTTTGGCAGCAAAGCTTGCCATGCAAATATAACGAAAGGTGAACGTATATAAACTAACGAGCTTAATTCATGATGAACCCCCTTCAACGAATTTTCGAAATTAAAATTCATGCCATTCCATCCTGAGAGATTAACTAGAATTATGGAATTACTTGAATAGGTTCCTCCAGCAGCAGCCCCCTCTATAAGCATAGGTCCAGAAAGGTAAATAGCGTCAATTGCTTCAGCAACAAACCCTGGAGGATAGGTCGTTAATGCGGCCTCAATACCATCGAGTGACTCAGAAGCATCTGCAAGCGTAGTCATTTCCATTTCAAGAATTGGAGGCTCTCCATCACTAACTGCAAATTGTTCAGGGAAAAATAAACGGGGTTCACCAGCTTGAATGTCTACTTGGTGTGTTTTGGATAAACGATTAGCTTGCTCTGTTTCACTTTCGAAATATGAACACGCACTAACAAATAATAAAAAAACGAATATTGCTTTTTTCATTTATAAAATCCTTTTTAATGAGCATGCCTGAATGTTGCCACCGCCACTACTGAGAAGCAAAATCTAACAACAGCAGGGAAGCAACTTAAAGCTCTAAATTTCATCTACCTAGAGTAGATAAAATAGAAAATAACAGGCAAACCTTAAATTAACTACATTCTTTTTAGCCAACCCAAAATAAAAAAATCAAGAGACCTTTTATATAGGTTAAATACTACCCCTGTATTTTTAATTAAATTTTAAAACTATTTCACCCCTTTTCTATTTGCCAGCCGTTATAGCTCTGAAACAACATAATAAGTTAATTTGGAGCGGCTTATGCACACACTTGAATTTCCTAAAAACCCCATGTTCAAAACATCAACAGCTATTATTGGCGGTGCTGTGATGACCTTTATTGCATTTGCCTTTATGCAATACTTAATTAGTGGCGAACAAAGAGCACCTATAAAATTGGGTGATGATATTACTGTTGAGATTTTTCAAGCACCAGAAGATAAACAAACCACGCATATTAAAAGAATACCGCCACCACCCACACCTAAAGTGCCGCCTAAAGCACCACCACGTGTAACACCTAGTAATGAGCCAATAACAGCAATAAGCACTGCACCACCCATAGTAATTGACGGATTTGGTAACGATATGAAGCAAACACTGACCCGCCCTACGGGAGATGCTTCACCCATTGTGCGCATAAATCCAAAGTACCCAACTAGCGCAGCACGTGATGGTATAGAAGGCTGGGTGCAACTTAGCTTTAATATTTCACCCACTGGTGAAGTGATTGATGCCACGGTAGTAAATGCTGAACCAAAACGCATATTTGATCGCGAAGCACTTCGCGCTATTAAACGCTGGAAATATCGTCCAAAAGTAATTGAAGGTGTGGCACAATTACAAACAGGTCAAACCGTACAGCTTGATTTTAAATTA
Coding sequences within it:
- a CDS encoding MFS transporter, whose translation is MKSFPSLYFANLFLIIGTGLLTTYLALYLGKQGTSTFWIGLMTSCYYLGLLLGSKLGYHLIKSVGHIRTFAASTAAVTACVAAHGVSDNLYIWLALRLFVGLGMMCNYMVLESWLNEQSAPESRGRVFSFYMITSYLGMILGQLALAQFPELGYAPLFLVCMALAIGIIPISITRRIHPKPLKPIKMSLFDYAKKVPQSLTAVHFAGIINGSFYGLSPIFAKLSGFGAAEIAIFMSVTIFAGLLAQWPMGMLSDRIRRSVLIRTNAAAIGIVSLALFLLPTSQPIAYILTFIFGLFAFTLYPLCSALANSRVEDEERVGVSSALLVAFGAGAAIGSTVNAQLMSYFGHPALYASISLLTVAMYLLLTFINSKQKVEQPEPSDYVVGTSDVTNSPLAATMDPRIEETTAQDQMLVVNEDDDEFFEHPQGELFKDLHEDDVKN
- a CDS encoding energy transducer TonB; its protein translation is MHTLEFPKNPMFKTSTAIIGGAVMTFIAFAFMQYLISGEQRAPIKLGDDITVEIFQAPEDKQTTHIKRIPPPPTPKVPPKAPPRVTPSNEPITAISTAPPIVIDGFGNDMKQTLTRPTGDASPIVRINPKYPTSAARDGIEGWVQLSFNISPTGEVIDATVVNAEPKRIFDREALRAIKRWKYRPKVIEGVAQLQTGQTVQLDFKLDSSQ